A window from uncultured Fibrobacter sp. encodes these proteins:
- a CDS encoding peptidylprolyl isomerase: MKEIQAIIETHEGKIVVDLDFKAAPNTVANFVDLANKGFYNGLLFHRVIPGFMIQGGDPEGTGRGGPGYTIDDEISKLTHEAGVISMANRGPNTNGSQFFITQTPQHHLDGKHTVFGKVIEGQDVVCRVEPNDPIINISIVEKK, from the coding sequence ATCAAGGAAATCCAGGCTATCATCGAAACGCACGAAGGTAAAATCGTCGTTGACCTGGATTTCAAGGCCGCACCCAATACGGTCGCCAATTTTGTGGACCTTGCAAATAAGGGCTTCTATAATGGCCTTTTGTTCCATCGCGTGATTCCTGGTTTCATGATCCAGGGCGGCGATCCCGAAGGGACTGGCAGGGGCGGGCCCGGCTACACGATTGACGACGAAATTTCGAAACTTACGCATGAGGCCGGTGTGATTTCGATGGCCAACCGTGGCCCGAATACGAACGGTTCGCAGTTCTTTATTACGCAGACGCCCCAGCATCACCTGGACGGCAAGCATACTGTGTTCGGTAAAGTTATCGAAGGGCAAGACGTTGTGTGCCGTGTTGAACCGAACGATCCTATTATCAACATCTCTATTGTGGAAAAGAAGTAA
- a CDS encoding FISUMP domain-containing protein, whose protein sequence is MKKSLFPTMSSWNYRSLNLPKGRCVEGSLAAFLVAIFLTACGENTTTEKIVEEATGGTEIVSSVKDLPKCTKDTQGERVWVKDESADRVCVDGKWFATKESAKDTVFVAGDTVYLNGGDFSCTTKELNDKSGLKIICNGDSIGVVLNGAAGKDGAKGDQGDTGADGKNGKDGVGCSIVNQTDSSAIIKCGNSTMTLNFKVGGASVDTTAGDSLELDSEKIAISLDSLSGYSQKGPFLKGSSVLLYELSDGRTLKQMGNSFTSRIEKDDGRYKFSSRNLVSQYALIEVEGNYRNEVTGNNTNSNIKLQAYTNMLMRKSANVNLLTHLEKDRVYYLVTKEKKTVRAAKRQAQAEILSAFHIDASNFKTESEDLNVFGKSDADAALLAISILLQRSFNETALSVLLTEMSIDLEEDGSWDDASKKAEISDWAATVDDAGELAEIRSHVEKWKLGDVPDFEKFVHRFWSEELGLGVCGSDSAPEGTVKRVTNSRSSYYAQSYKDTSSAGRKVRFICVDAESARWRKATDLEKDRFGWSPKNTKKGALLDGPVTRRKMVWDADTLRYADSLEIYLNKGCVSYLSSPSDTLGLHSSYTCTSDGWEFDSVNVITDPRDNQVYNTIKIGGQYWMAENLNYEVENSFCYKNEPDSCAKYGRLYTWAAAHGKSEEECGYGKNCYNVILSSGVCPEGWHLPSGEEWKTLYSVMGESPSAMQARGFESWTDATDDYGFSALPGGRFYSSTYNLVGQYAQFWCFGQQSETYGGYWQLRANSAGIQGLYSKSNGNSVRCLKD, encoded by the coding sequence ATGAAAAAAAGTTTATTCCCCACCATGTCATCCTGGAACTATAGGTCCCTGAACCTGCCGAAGGGCCGTTGCGTCGAAGGATCTCTAGCAGCATTTCTCGTTGCCATCTTCCTCACGGCTTGCGGCGAAAACACCACTACCGAAAAAATCGTAGAGGAGGCAACCGGCGGCACAGAAATCGTTTCCTCGGTTAAAGACCTCCCCAAATGCACTAAGGACACTCAGGGCGAACGCGTCTGGGTCAAAGACGAATCCGCCGACCGAGTCTGCGTAGACGGCAAGTGGTTTGCCACGAAGGAATCCGCGAAGGATACTGTGTTTGTGGCGGGCGATACGGTTTACTTGAATGGAGGCGATTTCAGTTGCACCACCAAGGAACTCAATGATAAGAGCGGCCTCAAGATTATCTGTAACGGCGACAGCATCGGCGTGGTGCTGAACGGTGCCGCTGGTAAGGACGGAGCAAAGGGCGACCAAGGCGATACTGGTGCAGACGGAAAGAATGGTAAGGATGGTGTCGGTTGCTCGATAGTCAATCAGACGGACTCTTCTGCCATCATCAAATGTGGCAATTCTACGATGACGCTGAATTTTAAGGTCGGGGGAGCTTCGGTCGATACGACAGCAGGAGACTCTCTTGAACTTGACTCCGAAAAGATTGCGATTTCGCTGGATTCACTTTCCGGTTATTCGCAGAAGGGGCCTTTCCTGAAGGGCTCCTCGGTTCTGTTGTATGAACTTTCCGATGGCCGCACCCTCAAGCAGATGGGAAACTCTTTTACCAGTCGCATAGAGAAGGACGATGGACGCTACAAGTTTAGTTCGCGTAATCTGGTAAGCCAATATGCCCTGATCGAAGTGGAAGGTAACTACCGTAACGAGGTGACTGGCAATAATACGAATTCGAATATCAAGTTGCAGGCCTACACCAATATGCTTATGCGTAAGTCCGCAAACGTTAACCTGCTGACACACCTTGAAAAGGACCGCGTGTATTACTTGGTGACGAAGGAAAAGAAAACGGTACGGGCTGCTAAGAGACAGGCTCAGGCTGAGATTCTTTCGGCGTTCCACATCGATGCAAGCAACTTCAAGACGGAATCCGAAGACCTCAACGTGTTTGGTAAGTCGGACGCCGATGCGGCACTCCTTGCCATTTCGATTCTGTTGCAACGTTCTTTTAACGAAACGGCGCTTTCGGTGCTGTTGACGGAAATGTCTATCGATTTGGAAGAGGATGGCTCTTGGGATGATGCCTCGAAAAAGGCTGAAATCTCTGACTGGGCCGCAACGGTGGATGACGCTGGTGAATTGGCTGAGATCCGTAGTCATGTCGAAAAATGGAAACTCGGTGACGTTCCTGACTTTGAAAAATTTGTTCATCGGTTCTGGAGCGAGGAACTTGGCCTTGGCGTGTGTGGCAGTGATAGCGCTCCCGAGGGAACTGTAAAACGGGTTACGAATTCAAGGTCGAGCTATTATGCACAGTCTTATAAAGATACTTCGAGTGCAGGCAGAAAAGTTCGCTTTATCTGTGTGGATGCCGAAAGTGCTAGGTGGCGTAAGGCGACTGATTTGGAAAAGGATCGGTTTGGTTGGAGTCCGAAGAATACAAAGAAGGGTGCGCTTCTTGATGGTCCGGTTACAAGACGAAAAATGGTTTGGGATGCGGATACGCTTCGGTATGCGGATAGTTTAGAAATTTATTTGAATAAAGGGTGCGTGAGTTATTTGTCGAGTCCGTCTGACACTTTGGGCTTACACTCATCATATACTTGCACATCTGATGGATGGGAGTTTGATTCTGTGAACGTGATTACGGACCCGCGTGACAATCAAGTTTACAACACCATTAAGATTGGCGGTCAGTATTGGATGGCGGAAAACCTGAACTACGAAGTTGAAAACAGTTTCTGCTACAAAAATGAACCGGATAGCTGTGCCAAGTATGGTAGACTTTATACTTGGGCCGCCGCTCATGGTAAGTCCGAGGAAGAGTGTGGCTATGGTAAGAATTGCTACAATGTTATTTTGAGTAGTGGAGTTTGTCCTGAAGGCTGGCATTTGCCCAGTGGTGAAGAATGGAAAACGCTTTATTCTGTTATGGGTGAAAGTCCTTCAGCGATGCAGGCGAGAGGTTTCGAAAGTTGGACTGATGCTACGGACGATTATGGATTTTCAGCCCTTCCCGGTGGTCGTTTTTACTCTAGCACATATAATCTTGTGGGACAATATGCTCAATTCTGGTGCTTCGGTCAGCAATCTGAAACTTATGGCGGCTACTGGCAATTAAGGGCGAACAGTGCTGGAATTCAGGGACTATACAGTAAGAGCAATGGAAACTCCGTTCGTTGCCTTAAGGACTAA
- the mfd gene encoding transcription-repair coupling factor — protein MESLSEFITFARSETLNLFSKAEGGAIHVNGATVPAAAMMVASRFLKKPNPILVVAKDYKSAENWVENLEGFLGEEFVRFFPSIGLKPYEKKVPFEGVVEERLKFFRDIESESPFVTVCPLDSFLMRLPAPHTVMKDCLELKVGGVAEPSSLRPWFLDHGFVEQPVVSGVGEFSIRGCIVDVNCLLYPHPIRIEFFGDEIESIRSFDIFSQRSVETMKSVKLFPMGEFTVKEHEAACYNGDLSGLWWHRGHYQSLNSSLLDYLPNASLVFEELSLLSENAAKYYLNCENTFREVREVDTEAVDPAHTWFKMGELSRQFVGRTSMDVSRVQLNDGNSHELNCKPQDFSSNGTEAVAKEIEEFAARGGTVYVVAPTAGALGRIKQMLEGLPVEDYIVGNMSEGFWLEDDGIAFLTETRIFNRHSNKTRKRKIAGSVSSALMIESLNRGDFVSHEDHGVGRYLGLVRVNVNGGMVDCALLEYAGGDKLKFPVADLQKIERLDTQENPPKLDRLGGKAWENLKERVKKKVIQIARELVELYAKRELVEGYAFSPDGKLQKDFEEAFEYDPTPDQVKATEDIKRDMESRRPMDRLICGDVGFGKTEVAMRAAFKCVVDKKQVVLLVPTTILAAQHYENFMDRFAGFGANIALVNRYKSAKEKKEIFKQVSEGKIDILVGTHSLLSEKNQFKDLGLLIIDEEQKFGVKQKEKLREMRLAVDTLSMSATPIPRSLHLSMTGVRDISLINTPPMNRLPVETKLMKRDDMVIKQAIEDELARGGQVFVVNDRVQSIYELADDIERLVPEAHIGIAHGQMNDRELENAMETFISRKFDILVSTSIIESGLDVPNANTIIIMNAHHFGISQLYQMRGRVGRSSVLAKALLVIPSQHDISAESMRRLKALEQFTDLGSGYQLAMRDLEIRGAGNLLGQEQHGFIAEVGFETYVRLVREAVEQLRGGTAEKPIQPRVELGVDAYLPEDYIQDGLTRISMYQRIARATHIDEMTGLAQELADRFGPVPDAAKMLLLVTEIGLLAGRLRIQGLVQRKGMLAATFVEFPPPDPRIISEMYANTQFPMRIMGGSPLQVVIELGKGNAVELAEKALKEFRAFAVIKADSTVATVPTQKASS, from the coding sequence ATGGAATCCCTATCAGAATTTATCACTTTTGCCCGTAGCGAAACGCTCAACCTCTTCAGCAAGGCCGAGGGGGGCGCGATTCATGTAAACGGGGCGACGGTTCCGGCGGCTGCCATGATGGTGGCCTCCCGATTCCTTAAAAAGCCGAATCCGATTCTGGTGGTGGCTAAGGATTACAAGAGCGCTGAGAACTGGGTCGAAAATCTGGAAGGATTCCTGGGCGAAGAGTTTGTCCGCTTTTTCCCGTCGATTGGCTTGAAACCTTACGAAAAGAAGGTGCCTTTCGAAGGCGTTGTCGAAGAGCGCCTCAAGTTTTTCCGCGATATAGAGAGTGAAAGTCCTTTTGTAACGGTTTGTCCGCTCGATTCTTTCTTGATGCGGCTTCCGGCTCCGCATACGGTGATGAAGGATTGCCTTGAACTCAAGGTGGGCGGCGTTGCGGAACCGTCTTCGTTACGCCCCTGGTTTTTGGATCACGGATTCGTAGAACAGCCCGTGGTTTCGGGCGTGGGGGAGTTTTCCATTCGCGGTTGCATCGTAGATGTGAACTGCCTGCTGTATCCGCATCCGATTCGTATCGAATTCTTTGGCGATGAGATTGAATCGATCCGTAGCTTCGACATTTTCTCGCAGCGTTCCGTAGAGACCATGAAGTCGGTGAAGCTTTTCCCGATGGGCGAGTTTACGGTCAAGGAACACGAGGCTGCATGTTACAACGGTGACCTTTCGGGGCTCTGGTGGCATCGTGGGCATTACCAGTCGCTGAATTCTAGCCTGCTCGATTACTTGCCGAATGCCTCGCTGGTGTTTGAGGAACTTTCGCTGTTGTCGGAGAATGCGGCGAAGTATTATTTGAACTGTGAAAATACCTTCAGGGAAGTTCGCGAAGTCGATACCGAGGCGGTGGACCCGGCGCATACCTGGTTCAAGATGGGCGAACTTTCGCGCCAGTTTGTAGGCCGCACCTCGATGGATGTTTCCCGTGTGCAGCTCAATGACGGCAACAGTCACGAGCTGAATTGCAAACCGCAGGATTTCTCGTCGAATGGGACCGAAGCTGTCGCCAAGGAAATCGAGGAATTTGCAGCCCGAGGCGGAACCGTTTACGTGGTGGCGCCTACGGCTGGTGCGCTGGGGCGTATCAAGCAGATGCTCGAAGGTCTCCCGGTCGAAGATTACATAGTCGGCAACATGTCCGAAGGTTTTTGGCTCGAAGACGACGGAATCGCCTTCCTGACCGAGACCCGAATTTTCAATCGCCATTCGAACAAGACTCGCAAACGCAAAATCGCTGGCTCCGTTTCGAGCGCCCTGATGATTGAATCGCTGAACCGCGGCGATTTTGTTTCGCACGAAGACCACGGCGTGGGCCGGTATCTGGGGCTTGTGCGCGTGAACGTGAACGGGGGCATGGTGGACTGTGCCCTGCTCGAATATGCGGGCGGTGACAAGCTCAAGTTCCCCGTGGCGGACTTGCAGAAGATTGAACGCCTCGATACGCAGGAGAATCCTCCGAAGCTCGATCGCCTGGGCGGCAAGGCCTGGGAAAATCTCAAGGAGCGCGTCAAGAAAAAGGTCATCCAGATTGCGCGTGAACTGGTGGAACTTTACGCCAAGCGCGAACTGGTGGAAGGCTATGCTTTCTCGCCCGATGGTAAGTTACAGAAAGACTTTGAGGAAGCCTTTGAATATGATCCGACGCCCGACCAGGTGAAGGCTACCGAAGATATCAAGCGCGACATGGAATCGCGTCGCCCCATGGATCGCCTGATTTGTGGCGATGTGGGCTTTGGCAAGACGGAAGTCGCTATGCGTGCGGCGTTCAAGTGCGTGGTGGACAAAAAGCAGGTGGTTCTCTTGGTGCCGACGACGATTTTGGCGGCGCAGCATTACGAAAACTTCATGGACCGCTTTGCGGGCTTTGGCGCAAACATCGCTCTCGTGAACCGCTACAAGAGTGCGAAGGAAAAGAAGGAAATTTTCAAGCAGGTAAGCGAAGGCAAGATTGACATTCTTGTCGGTACGCACAGCCTGCTTTCCGAGAAAAATCAGTTCAAGGACTTGGGTCTTTTAATCATTGACGAAGAGCAGAAATTCGGCGTGAAACAGAAGGAAAAGTTGCGAGAAATGCGCCTTGCGGTCGATACGCTGAGTATGAGCGCGACTCCGATTCCGCGTTCGCTCCATTTGAGCATGACGGGTGTCCGTGATATTTCACTGATTAACACGCCGCCTATGAACCGCTTGCCGGTCGAAACCAAGCTCATGAAGCGCGATGACATGGTGATTAAGCAGGCGATTGAAGACGAACTCGCCCGTGGCGGTCAGGTGTTTGTTGTGAATGACCGTGTTCAAAGTATATACGAGTTGGCCGATGATATTGAACGGCTCGTTCCTGAAGCGCATATCGGTATTGCTCACGGACAGATGAATGATCGCGAACTCGAAAATGCGATGGAGACCTTTATTTCCCGCAAGTTCGATATTCTCGTAAGTACGAGTATTATTGAATCGGGGCTTGACGTGCCGAACGCGAATACGATTATTATCATGAATGCGCATCACTTTGGTATTAGTCAACTTTACCAGATGCGTGGTCGCGTGGGCCGCAGTAGCGTGCTTGCGAAGGCCTTGTTGGTAATACCTTCGCAGCATGATATTTCGGCAGAATCGATGCGACGCTTGAAGGCGCTGGAACAGTTCACTGACCTCGGTAGCGGTTATCAGCTTGCGATGCGCGACCTGGAAATCCGCGGGGCGGGCAACTTGCTCGGCCAAGAACAGCACGGCTTTATCGCGGAAGTCGGCTTTGAAACTTATGTGCGCCTGGTGCGCGAAGCGGTGGAGCAGCTGCGCGGTGGAACCGCCGAAAAGCCGATTCAGCCCCGTGTGGAACTCGGCGTAGACGCTTACCTCCCCGAAGACTACATTCAGGACGGTCTCACTCGAATTTCGATGTACCAGCGGATTGCTCGTGCCACCCATATCGACGAGATGACGGGGCTTGCGCAGGAACTCGCGGATCGATTCGGGCCTGTGCCCGATGCCGCCAAGATGTTGCTCTTGGTGACCGAAATCGGGCTCTTGGCGGGGCGGCTCCGTATTCAGGGCCTGGTGCAGCGTAAGGGAATGCTCGCGGCCACCTTCGTGGAATTCCCGCCGCCCGATCCGCGAATCATCAGCGAAATGTACGCCAATACGCAGTTCCCCATGCGAATCATGGGCGGCTCGCCGCTGCAAGTCGTCATTGAGCTTGGAAAGGGGAATGCCGTGGAACTCGCCGAAAAGGCGCTTAAGGAATTCCGCGCCTTCGCGGTGATTAAGGCTGATTCAACCGTCGCGACGGTCCCCACTCAGAAAGCCTCATCCTGA
- a CDS encoding type II toxin-antitoxin system VapC family toxin yields MNRALEKSRVLFMDTGAIVRLLQMHPDYYPVVSSVFDHAYENNVTLLVSNVTLFELSRKAYASGEGVLARQYREFFEHSRNVKSCEVSGEIAVKAAEFAGKNNLGVEESLRLATAYVCGADCILTDCASMRDLTDIPVVLLDEVEV; encoded by the coding sequence ATGAATAGGGCGCTCGAAAAGTCCCGAGTTCTTTTTATGGATACGGGGGCGATCGTTCGCCTGTTACAGATGCATCCGGACTATTATCCGGTTGTGTCTTCGGTGTTCGACCATGCCTACGAAAATAACGTCACGTTACTGGTGTCGAACGTGACTTTGTTCGAACTTTCGCGCAAGGCTTACGCTTCGGGCGAAGGTGTTCTTGCACGGCAGTACCGCGAATTCTTTGAACATTCCCGTAATGTGAAGTCTTGCGAGGTGTCCGGGGAAATTGCAGTGAAGGCCGCTGAATTTGCCGGTAAAAATAACCTTGGCGTTGAAGAATCCTTACGCCTTGCGACGGCTTATGTTTGCGGTGCCGACTGCATATTGACCGACTGCGCCTCTATGCGCGACTTGACGGATATTCCCGTCGTGCTCCTCGACGAAGTGGAAGTGTAG
- a CDS encoding TatD family hydrolase, producing the protein MYDFHLHLARLPQPKKLAITLQDQGLHFNAIACEPWEWEVLQKMDGNLFEGSTRSYGIHPMVASDVTEADWERLESLLDNYPEACVGECGLDKRYEGYSDDNGKPGLQEQAFRRQVELARDKHRDLHIHCVGDYSRIVKILEECGYPGKKSVIKTRKRAPKIHVIFHRFGGDISVVQSSQPMSPIFSLHQDSFRKKATLDAIPQIPAEQIRFETDADETFIATNLLKNESSDRIAQALKEQLEETMKLGG; encoded by the coding sequence ATGTACGACTTTCACCTTCATTTGGCGCGACTCCCCCAGCCGAAAAAACTGGCAATAACCCTGCAGGACCAGGGTTTGCATTTCAACGCGATTGCCTGCGAACCCTGGGAGTGGGAAGTTTTGCAGAAAATGGATGGCAACCTATTCGAAGGATCCACCCGTAGCTACGGAATTCACCCGATGGTCGCTAGCGACGTTACAGAAGCGGACTGGGAACGCCTCGAATCGCTATTGGACAACTATCCCGAAGCATGCGTCGGCGAATGCGGCCTGGACAAACGCTACGAAGGTTACTCCGACGACAACGGAAAACCGGGGCTTCAGGAACAAGCTTTCCGGCGGCAGGTGGAACTTGCCCGCGACAAGCACCGCGATTTGCACATTCACTGCGTCGGAGACTACTCGCGCATCGTGAAAATTTTGGAAGAATGTGGCTATCCCGGCAAAAAGTCCGTTATCAAGACACGGAAACGCGCCCCGAAAATCCACGTGATTTTCCACCGTTTCGGCGGAGATATTTCTGTCGTGCAAAGCTCCCAGCCGATGAGTCCCATTTTCTCTTTGCATCAGGATTCCTTCCGCAAGAAAGCGACCCTCGACGCGATTCCCCAAATTCCAGCGGAACAGATTCGTTTCGAAACCGACGCAGACGAAACATTCATCGCGACAAACCTGCTCAAGAACGAATCTTCCGATAGAATCGCCCAGGCTCTCAAGGAACAACTTGAAGAAACAATGAAATTAGGCGGTTAG
- the lexA gene encoding transcriptional repressor LexA, producing the protein MEFTKARFIMDNNIKRKELTTRQEEILEYIKKYSKENRMPPTVREIGNHFEISSTNGVRSILAALIKKGYINRSPRLSRGIEVISNGQEDNQAEQPSNTIEVPIVGRVAAGTPILAVQNLEGTVTIDRDFLACRSDVFALRVKGDSMINAGIFDGDLIFARQQKTAERGEIIVAQVDNEATVKYYHPLADHVELRPANPRYRPIIVKKDKDFTIAGKLIGVMRKVN; encoded by the coding sequence ATGGAATTTACAAAAGCGAGGTTCATTATGGACAACAACATCAAGCGCAAGGAACTCACCACACGCCAAGAAGAAATCCTGGAATACATCAAGAAGTATTCCAAGGAAAACCGTATGCCGCCCACCGTTCGCGAAATCGGCAACCATTTCGAGATTTCTTCGACCAACGGAGTCCGTTCGATTCTCGCCGCCCTCATCAAGAAAGGCTACATCAACCGTTCCCCGAGACTTAGCCGCGGTATCGAAGTCATCAGCAACGGTCAAGAAGACAACCAGGCCGAACAACCGAGCAACACCATTGAAGTGCCCATCGTTGGCCGCGTCGCTGCAGGTACCCCGATCCTCGCTGTCCAGAACCTCGAAGGTACGGTCACCATCGACCGCGATTTCCTCGCCTGCCGCTCCGACGTATTTGCGCTCCGCGTCAAGGGCGACTCCATGATTAACGCCGGCATTTTCGACGGCGACCTCATCTTCGCACGCCAGCAAAAGACCGCCGAACGCGGAGAAATCATCGTGGCCCAGGTCGACAACGAGGCAACCGTCAAGTATTACCATCCGCTTGCCGACCACGTAGAACTGCGTCCGGCAAACCCGCGCTACCGTCCGATTATCGTCAAGAAAGACAAGGACTTCACCATTGCCGGAAAGCTCATCGGCGTGATGCGCAAGGTGAACTAA
- a CDS encoding serine/threonine-protein kinase has translation MIAPQKHETFPRPFNENYDLLGTLGKGGMGNVYKALDKRLKREVAFKILDASSDEEAIKRFYMEAQAMKELDHQNIVHVFDFGQQNNQLFIAMTYVEGTNLADILHNKEQLSFEAIEVIIRQIARGLLYAHGKGIVHRDVKPSNIMLTRDNRVYIMDFGISYIQEMEKDRLTRTGMTMGTPEYMSPEQCHGDNVTIQSDIYSMGVILFEMTCGRLPFEGNRPVEIALKHVQEQPPAPELFRKDMPAGLSQLILKCLKKKLNERFHDMQEFLDACDQVFPADGARGQRPTMGHTPLRRHTASITEMASKISPRARMLQKKLTALAIFIFPLIIMLLILLMLTHKPESTLRELEWSEALGNYETKALEVDESNGYPLSNLSDGNLTTAWLYTMPQKPQNPVLTLYFDGNAIVTHFGIAIGYQKSVDDAFGDRFRIFKKPRTITLETKDGFKQRVKLENIRGMQYPNIQAIETTELKIYLDDVFDGENEDFAVSEIRLLGMELP, from the coding sequence ATGATTGCACCTCAAAAACACGAAACTTTTCCACGCCCATTCAACGAAAACTACGACCTGCTGGGAACCCTCGGCAAAGGAGGAATGGGCAACGTTTACAAGGCTTTGGACAAACGACTAAAGCGCGAGGTGGCATTCAAGATTCTGGACGCCTCATCCGATGAAGAAGCGATCAAGCGTTTCTACATGGAAGCGCAGGCAATGAAGGAACTGGACCACCAGAATATCGTTCACGTGTTTGACTTTGGTCAGCAGAACAACCAGCTCTTTATCGCCATGACCTACGTCGAGGGAACAAACCTCGCCGACATTCTGCACAACAAGGAACAGCTTTCGTTCGAAGCGATCGAAGTCATTATCCGCCAAATTGCACGCGGACTTCTTTACGCCCATGGAAAAGGAATTGTCCACCGCGACGTAAAGCCCTCGAACATCATGCTCACCCGCGACAACCGCGTGTACATCATGGATTTCGGCATTTCCTACATCCAGGAAATGGAAAAGGACCGCCTCACGCGCACGGGCATGACTATGGGAACACCCGAATACATGTCCCCGGAACAGTGTCACGGCGACAACGTGACGATTCAGTCCGACATTTACAGCATGGGCGTCATTCTGTTCGAAATGACCTGTGGACGCCTCCCCTTCGAAGGGAACCGCCCTGTAGAAATCGCACTCAAGCACGTCCAGGAACAGCCCCCCGCCCCTGAACTTTTCCGCAAGGATATGCCTGCGGGCCTTTCTCAGCTGATTCTCAAATGCCTCAAGAAAAAGCTGAACGAACGTTTCCACGACATGCAGGAATTTTTGGATGCCTGCGACCAGGTTTTCCCTGCCGACGGAGCACGGGGCCAGCGCCCCACCATGGGCCACACGCCGCTTCGCCGCCACACGGCCTCTATCACCGAGATGGCAAGCAAGATTTCACCGCGCGCTCGTATGCTCCAGAAAAAGCTCACGGCGCTTGCGATATTCATTTTCCCGCTCATCATCATGCTCCTCATTCTCCTGATGCTCACGCATAAGCCCGAAAGCACGCTCCGCGAACTGGAATGGAGCGAAGCCCTCGGAAACTACGAGACCAAGGCGCTTGAAGTCGACGAATCGAACGGATACCCGCTTTCTAACTTGAGCGACGGAAACCTCACCACGGCATGGCTCTACACGATGCCGCAAAAGCCGCAGAATCCGGTACTCACCCTGTACTTTGACGGAAACGCCATCGTGACGCATTTCGGAATCGCAATTGGCTACCAGAAATCTGTCGACGATGCCTTCGGGGATCGTTTCCGCATTTTCAAGAAGCCGCGCACCATCACGCTCGAAACCAAGGACGGGTTCAAGCAACGCGTAAAGCTCGAAAACATCCGCGGAATGCAGTACCCGAACATTCAGGCCATCGAAACGACTGAACTCAAGATTTACCTGGACGATGTATTCGATGGTGAAAACGAGGACTTCGCTGTTTCAGAAATCCGCTTGCTCGGCATGGAATTGCCGTAA
- a CDS encoding YraN family protein, with product MNKSNNRPKGNFIETQAAAYLCREGYEILARNYAYQGGELDIVARDGKTVVFVEVKSVWNNQQGNPAARVNGIKQKKIWKTACHFLHTQKESAPQGFDTPCRFDVLSARVYQKPLQFTHIRNAFEGTQVIPQA from the coding sequence GTGAACAAATCGAACAACAGGCCGAAGGGTAACTTTATCGAGACGCAGGCTGCCGCCTACCTTTGCCGCGAAGGATACGAAATTCTCGCCCGCAACTACGCCTACCAAGGAGGCGAACTCGACATTGTCGCCCGTGACGGAAAGACGGTCGTTTTCGTCGAAGTAAAATCTGTGTGGAACAACCAGCAGGGAAACCCTGCCGCCCGTGTCAACGGAATCAAGCAGAAGAAAATCTGGAAAACGGCCTGCCACTTCCTACATACCCAAAAAGAAAGCGCGCCCCAGGGCTTTGACACGCCTTGCCGTTTCGACGTACTTTCTGCCCGAGTGTACCAGAAACCCCTCCAGTTTACACACATCAGGAACGCCTTCGAAGGCACGCAAGTTATCCCGCAAGCTTAA